CGCGGGGCATATTAGCTTAATCGAACGTGCGCGATCGCACAATGATATCGTCATAGTCAGCATCTTCGTCAATCCACTACAATTTGGACCTAGTGAGGATTTTCAGCAATATCCTCGTTCTTTGGAGCAGGATCGGCAATTGTGCCAACAGGCTAGGGTAGATGCGATTTTTGCCCCTTCTGCTGAAGAATTGTATGGATGGGGGACTGGCGACTGGGGATTGGAGATTGGGGTAGCGCGCCTCCCAATTCCCGATTCCCAATCTCGAATCAGCACAACGGTGCTTCCACCAGAGAATATGACATCAGTTTTGTGCGGTCGCTTTCGTCCCGGACACTTTCAGGGAGTCGCAACTGTGGTGACAAAGTTGCTGAACCTGGTACAACCAAATAACGCTTATTTTGGAGAAAAAGATGCCCAGCAATTGGCGATTATTCGGCGATTGGTGGCGGATCTAAATTGGAGCATCAAGATTGTGGGTTGTCCAATAGTACGGGAAGCATCGGGATTGGCTCTCTCTTCCCGGAATCAGTATTTAACTTTAGAGCAGAAACAGCAAGCATCGGTGTTGTATCGCTCTTTACAACAAGCCAAGAAAGCATTTCAATCAGGCGATCGCGATCGCGCTATTCTCATAGACACAGTTCAACAGGAAATTGCTATCGTACCAGAGGTACAAATCGAGTATATTGAACTGGTTCACCCCACTACTCTCATGCGTTTGGAAAAAGTTGAAGAAGCGGGACTACTAGCGATCGCCGCCCGACTGGGATCGACCCGTTTAATTGATAATGTAGTATTACGCGATCGCCAGCCGATTGTGGCGATTGATGGCCCAGCCGGGGCGGGGAAATCGACTGTAGCCCGTCAGGTTGCTAAGTCTTTAGGATTGTTGTACTTAGATACCGGGGCGATGTATCGCGCTCTGACTTGGCTGGTTTTGGAATCGGGAATCAGGGTAGATGATGAACCAAGCATAGCCGAGTTAGCCAGCCGTTCTCAGATTCAGTTAAGCACGGGTGATGATCCCCAGATTACCACTCGTGTCTGGATTAACGATCACGATGTCACCTTTGCAATTCGCTCTTTGGAGGTGACAGCGATGGTGAGTGCGATCGCTGCCCAACCATACGTCCGTCAAGAACTGGTTAAACAACAGCAGCGCTGGGGTTTAAAGGGAGGCATCGTCGCTGAAGGTCGCGACATCGCCACCCACGTTTTCCCGGATGCCGAACTTAAAATCTTCTTAACCGCATCCGTTCACGAACGGGCGCAACGCCGTCAGCAAGACCTGAAAAACCAACAGCAGCCAAACGTAAGTTTAGTGCAGTTGGAGCAGGACATTCAAGAACGCGACACCCGCGACAGCACCCGCGTCGTGGCACCCTTGCAAAAGGCAGCAGACGCTATTTTGATCGAAACTGACGGTCTGGGCATTGCCGAAGTCACTGCTCGAATTGTCAGTTTATATCATCAAAAGCTGTCTGTGTCTAGATAACTGATGTTCCTCCCATAGCCCATACTTTTCAGTAAAAGTCAACTCCCTTAGCAATTAACTTTCTTACCCGGAGCGCCCGACTGTTGGGTAGTATTTTGCAATAGGGTACAAAAAGACAAAGAAAGCTTCCTTATTAAATAAGGAAGTAATTTGCGATGCAACAAAATAGCTTTTAGCGATCGCTTATACCCGTAAAAACGAACTATAGGCAGAGGATTCGCGTCACAGATCCAACAGAGCTAAAGGAGGAGGGCAACGATAGATTACCGAGATACACGTAAGCATTGCCGACAAAGCTAGGGCAAGGCTTACACCAAGTACGTAGCTGTAAAAAAATTGTTTGAGAAACCTGGTGTGCTGGAAGAGGCGGAGAACTTGACAAAACTCCGCCTTGAGGAATGGAGGAGTGAAGGAGAGCTGACGTGGCAAAGTATGATCGATTTTCTTGGCGGGAAAAAACAACATTGATTGCTGTTGTTGCAGCCGCTAGTAGTTTTTTGGCTGGTCTCATGTTGCCGATTAATCGCCATGAGAATCATCCGTCGATTCTTTTATCTGCAACCGAAGAGTTGGGGAATCGGAATAAAGACAAAAGTGGCACTGATATAAACGCTTTGATGGCGCAGCGAGATGAGGCGTTTAACAAAGTATTCGCTCAATTGCAGCAGGAAGAAAAAGACAGAAATTTGACTTTTTCAGTCCCCAAAGGGTTTCAAGGGAAAGTATTTCAAGAAGTAAAACTAAACACTAACCAGAAAGTCATTGCCCTGACTTTTGATGACGGGCCTTCGCCTCAAGGGACGTTGCAGGTGCTGGAGATCCTGAAGAAAAACAACATTAAAGCAACATTCTTCATGATCGGGCGGAACGTGAAAAATTTTCCCCATGTGGCGAAAGCCGTAGTTGCTGAGGGACACGCCGTTGCTAATCATACCTGGAGCCACTCTTACCATCATGTAAACGAAACTGGGGCTGCCCGTGAAATTGACCGCACAGCGGCAATTATTTATGAAGCCACAGGTGTGAAGACAGCTCTGTTTCGTCCACCCGGTGGCTATCTGAACAATGGCTTGGTAGCTTACGCCCGTAAAAAAAATTACGCCGTGGCGATGTGGTCATCTGACTCTATGGACTATCGCCGTCCCTCGGTGCCAGTATTCATCAAGTCCGCGCTAAAGGGAGCCACATCAGGCGGTATGGTACTAATGCACGATGGAGGCGGCAATCGGACGCGTACGGTGCAAGCTTTACCGCAACTAATTACCGAATATCAAAAGCGCGGCTACAAGTTTGTGACTGTGCCAGAACTGATGGAAATGCAAGACAAAGAAGTTAAATTGGCAGCTGGTAAAAAATAAGGTAAAAGGCAAAAGGAATCTTTCTGTTTCTTTTGCCTTTTACCTTTTATTACTGCACCGAACTGAGAACCTTTTGGGTTGCTGCTTCCGGATTAGCTTCTGGAGAATCTGCTTCACTAGGAGGCACAACCTGCCAGAACTGAGGCAAGTATTCTGACCAATTGGCAAGAATATCTTTTGCCTTCTGGCTACCTGTTCTTTCAGCGTGAAGTTCAATCAGCTCTTTGAGCTGCTGTTCTCCAGCTGGCGTTTTCACCCGTTGGATTTTGACAATCTCCAGGTTAACTTTTGGTGTAAAGCTGCCATCCTGATCGAGGAAGTAACCTAAACCCCCTGTCATCCCGGCTCCCACGTTGCGCCCTACTCTACCCAGAACGACAATTACGCCGCCTGTCATGTATTCACAGCAGTGGTCGCCTGCGCCTTCAATCACCGCCATTCCCTTAGAATTACGGACAGCAAACCGCTCCCCGGCTTGACCGTTGGCTAACATAATGCCGCCCGTGGCACCGTAGAGACAAGTGTTGCCGACAATCACGTTCTGAGCTGGATCGTAGGTAGCCTCCTGAGGCGGCTTGATAACAATTTCGCCACCGTGCATTCCCTTGCCTACGTAATCGTTCGCCTCGCCTTCCAGGTTGAGAGTCATACCGGGGAGGTTAAAGGCACCGAAACTCTGACCCACACTGCCGGAGAAGTTGAGGGTAATTTGACCGCTCCAACCTGTGTTGCCATATTCAGAGGCGATCGCGCCGGCAATTCGCGCCCCAATTGTCCGGTCTGTGTTCACCACAGGCACTTCTTTGGTGACGTTAGATTGGTTAGCGATCGCATCTTTAATTTCCGAATCGCTCAGCAGTTCGTCATCTAAAACTGGCCCGTTGCTGTGTACTGGTTCATGAATCAGCCAATCGCGATTTGTGCGCGTATCTGGCAGATTGGTAAGGCAATCCAGATTCAAGCTTGTCGTCTTAGTTAATCCGGTGGGGCGCACTTTCAGCAAGTCGGCGCGACCAATCACCTCGTTTAGAGAACGATATCCCAACCGCGCCAAGAGACTCCGCACTTCTTGGGCTACAAAGTAGAAGAAGTTAACGACGTGTTCTGGCATTCCTGGGAAGCGCTTCCGCAAGTTTTCTTGCTGAGAAGCCACACCAACGGGACAGTTATTGGTGTGGCAGATCCGCGCCATGATGCAACCTTCGGCAATCATGGCGATGGAGCCGAAACCGTACTCTTCTCCACCCATCAAAGCTGCTATGATTACGTCCCAGCCGCTCTTGAAGCCGCCATCTACTCGGAGAATTACGCGCGATCGCAGTTCATTCTCCATCAGGACGCGATGCACTTCGGTTAATCCCAGTTCCCACGGGGAACCCGCGTGTTTAATTGAACTTAAGGGAGATGCGCCTGTCCCGCCATCGTGACCCGAAATCTGGATAACATCGGCATTTGCCTTTGCCACACCTGCGGCAATGGTGCCAATACCCACTTCTGCCACCAACTTCACCGATACCCCTGCCTTCGGGTTAATTTGGTGCATGTCAAAAATCAACTGCGCCAAATCTTCAATCGAGTAAATATCATGATGCGGCGGTGGTGAAATCAGCGTCACTCCTGGCTTAGAGCGGCGCAGCATCGCGATGTAGGGGCTTACCTTTGTTCCTGGTAGCTGTCCACCTTCCCCAGGCTTTGCACCTTGGGCGATTTTGATTTCAATTTGTTTGGCACTCATCAGGTACTCTGGGGTCACGCCAAAGCGACCGCTTGCCACCTGCTTGATGGAAGAAGAAGCTGTATCTCCATTCCGCAGCCCATTGAGGTGTGGCAGAACTTGGGAATGGCCCATTTCATCCACATCATCTAGAACTTTGTAACGAACTGGATCTTCGCCGCCTTCACCGGAATTAGATTTGCCGCCGATGCGGTTCATAGCGATCGCCAGCGTTTCGTGCGCTTCTCGCGACAATGCTCCCAAGCTCATCCCACCTGTAGCAAATCGCTTGACAATTGACTCCACAGGCTCTACTTCTTCCAGAGGAATAGAGGCGCGATCGCTCTCCAAATCTAGCAAGTCTCGCAGCGCTGTTACAGGTCGTCCTGCCAAATGCTTCTGATAAACTTCGTAGTGGTCATGTTGCGGGTTTTTCACCGCTTGATGCAGCGACTTGGCAACTTCCGGACTATTCATGTGGTACTCGCCACCCGGACGGTACTGCACAAAGCCATAGTTTTCCAGCTTCTTGCGTGGTACCTCTGGGAAAGCCGCCGAGTGGAATGAAATCACTTCCTGCGCCAGTTCCCGCACGGAAAGGCCGCCTAGTCGCGATGCGGTACCCTTAAAGCCAAGAGCCAAGAGATCGCCGCCAATACCAATCGCCTCAAAAATTTGCGCTCCGCGATAGCTAGACAGCAGAGAAATCCCCATTTTCGAGAGGATTTTCAACAATCCAGCTTCTACGGCTTTGCAGTAATTTTTTTGCGCCTGCTCAAGAGTAATATTCTTGAGTTTGCCCCGCTGCATCATATTTTGGGTCTTGGTATCGCTCCACCAATGACGCACGGTTTCTAGAGCCAAATACGGACATACCGCGGAAGCCCCGTAGCCAATGAGACAGCCAAAGTGGTGCGTACTCCAGCATTGAGCGGTATCGACAATTAAAGATGCAAAGGCTCGCAGGCCTTCTTGGATCAGGTGGTGGTGTACTGCTCCCACAGCTAACAGAGGTGGAATGTAGCTGTGTTCGGCGCTCAAAGAGTTTCCGGCGCGATCGCTCAAAATCAGAATTTCTTTGCCCGCACGCACCGCCGCCGCCGCTTGCTGGCACAAATTGCGAACCGCCGCCTCTAAACCTTCTGGCCCCTTTTCGATTTCAAACAGCGTCGAGAACTTCTCTGTGGCAAAAGAGGAAGTGCTGATCTGCTCTAGCGCTGCTTCATTTAGAACCGGAGACTCTAACTTCAGTAACCGCGCATACTCTGGTTCTACCTTCAACAGGTTTCCCCGCTTCCCTAAAGAAACCGACAGGGACATCACCATCCCTTCTCGCAACGGGTCAATTGGCGGATTCGTCACCTGAGCGAAGCGCTGCTTGAAATAGTCATACAGTAAGTGCGGCTTGGAGGACAGCACCGCCAAGGGAATGTCATCTCCCATACAAAAGGTAGGTTCTTTCCCAGAAGATGCCATTTCCTCAATCACCATTTCCACATCTTCTGTGGTGTAGCCAAAGGCAATTTGTTCTCTCAGCAAGCTTTGAGAGTCGAGATTTTTCTCTTCGGTAAAAGGTACGTCGGGGAGATTTTGCCGATAAGATGCCAGCCACTCACCATAAGGATGAACAGCAGCGATGCGCCCCTTAATTTCCCAGTTTTTCTGAACTTCTTGAGTTTCCAGGTCAACGGCAATCATTTGCCCCGGCCCCAGTCGCCCTTTTTCCAGAATCTCTGCTTCTGGCAAATCGATCACACCAGCTTCCGAAGCTACCACAACTAATCCATCGCGCGTGGTGCAATATCGCGCTGGCCTTAACCCGTTGCGGTCGAGAGTCGCACCTACTTTCTTGCCATCACTGAATACCAGTAGCGCTGGGCCGTCCCAAGGCTCTTGAAGTCCGTTGTAGAATTCGTAAAAGTCCACAATTTCCGGATGATTTGCCAATTCCGGCTGATTCTGGTACGCTTCTGGCACCATAATCATTAAAGCTTCCAGAGGGCTGCGACCAGTACGAACCAGCAACTCTAACACGTTATCTAGGTTTGCCGAGTCACTATTATCTAGATTGGTTAAAGGCTTGAGTTCCTGAATGCGATCGCCCCAAATTGGATGCGTCAGATTTGCCTCTCGCGCCATTATCGAGTTTATATTCCCCAACAGCGTATTAATTTCGCCGTTGTGTCCCAAAAGACGCATCGGCTGAGCTAGAGGCCACTTAGGCAGCGTGTTGGTGCTAAAGCGTCGGTGATAGACAGCAAAAACACTTTCATAATTGGGATTAGTTAAATCTGTATAAAAGTCCCCCAACACCGCCGACCGCACCATCCCCTTATAAATAATGGTGCGATTAGAGAACGAACAAATGTAAAACTCGTCTGACCATTTAAGGGTACTGTTAGCCTCCAGATTTTTATCTATGCGGCGACGAGCCAAAAACAGGGCGCGTTCCAACTCATCCCCAGAACCATTTTTGGAAGTACATACCAGTTGCTCGATGTGGGGCTGGTTTTCTCTGGACTGTACCCCCAGCACTTGAGGCTGCACTGGAACTTCTCGCCACCCCAGTACAGTTAATCCTTCTTCTTCCAAGGTTTTGTTAACAATTTCCTTAGCAGTGGCTCTGGTTTCAGCATCTTTGGGTAAAAAGACCATTCCCACCCCTGTCTTTTCAGTCGGCGGCATTTCTATGCCTTGGGTAGCCAACCAGTGACCCAACAGCTTCCAGGGAATAGCAGTCATCAAACCTGCTCCATCCCCAGAATCCCCGTCAGCGCTGCAACCACCCCGATGTTCTAGACAAGTCAGAGCGGATAAAGCCTTTGCTACCAATTCATGTGTCGGCGTTCCCTTTTGGTTGGCAATGAAGCCGACACCGCAGGCATCCCGCTCTTCCACCAACCACCTTTGACCGGGATAGGTATCTGTCGCATTTACTGCTGTTGTCTGTTGTTGATTGTCATTCACGCGATGCTCCATGAGATAATCCACGTTCTTTACTTACTGATACAGGTTTACTGATTGAAGGTTGTTAATCCTGTGGCACGACTGTGCTGATCGCAGAATTAAAATTTGAAAAACTTTTGCCAAGACTTCGCCAATGTATTTAAACATCCCTCAGTCTTCTTTTGCCCTTGACTATTCTTTTGCTTCCATAGCCTTATTTATCTAAACTTAGATGCCATTTGACCATGAAAGCTGTAACTGATGAAACTTTTATGTTTCGGCTTTTCTGCCCCAGACCCAGGGGTCGCAAAACTTTTTGCTCTTGCGATCGCAATAATATCCAAGCGTCTGCACGTAAGACGCTCTGCTGGCGGAGGGTTTGCCTAAAATGGCTACTGGTGCTGAAAAATGAACCTTGTTCTAACCCGATTCAGATGCCAGCCTTCTACCAAACTTACGGATTAGATATTCTATCATTTAAAAGCAAAGTTCAACACAAATTTCAACGCTAAGACTTCGAGCCGGGACAAACAAATTGTAGGGGCGAGATAAACGCGAAGTCTAGACTTGGCTATAGCCACCCAATTTTAGAGTCAAATATAGAGACGCGAGATGTCGCGTCTGTGCTTCGCCCCTAATGGGTTGTTGAACAAAGCGTCTTGCCGACCCCTGTGGTCTTGCCTCCTATTATGCGGCTAAAAAAGCTTTCTTTGGAAGATAAAGTCATTGTTTTTTGATACTTGCGTCCACATCTGAGTTATTTTAGAAATCTTGATGTTGTAGAGGCGCGCCATCGCCCGATCCGGGTGTATGGCAATACACCTGTACAAATTTTTGAACCATACATCAAAGAGTGACTTTGCCGGATGATCGGGAGAACGACACCAGAAACTAAAACGGTTGGTGGTCTGGGGCTATTTGCCCCCAGTCGCCTGATAGCATTCTCGCTCCCGTCAGCGATCGCCGCATCGCTTTACGCGACAAATGTCCCCATAGGAGCAGTTCCGAATTTACCCCCATCACGCCTTGTGGTATCAGCACCAAAGGCATCGCCTCAAATAAATCGGCAGGGTAGTCAAGTATCTATAAATGGTCGAACCTTACCCGCAGCTTGGAGCCAGTGGCAGCGGGGGACATCTGTACGCACGGGAATAAGCGATGCTGGAGTGGCTCAAACACTGGGAGTAGAGCTTTTAAACACCGGGGATTTAACCAAACAGCCGATACAGTGGTTTTCTGGTGCCAACCGGCTAATTTTGGCTACCTTTCCAGTAGCACCTTACCGCTATCTAGACATTACTGATTTCGCACTCAAAAACGGTTGGAAGACCCAAATAAAGGGCAACACGCTTTTAATTACCACAAAACCAGCGCGACTGGGGGACGTTCAACAAAGTCTTCAACCGTGGGGTTCGCGCCTTGTTGTCGATCTAGACCGCCCGGCCCCTTGGCAAGTCACTCAACAAGGTCAGAATTTAGTTGTCACAATCAACGCAGCAGCCCCTCCCGCCATCTTGCAGCGCTTCCCTCCCCCTCCTCCAGAACCTAAGCCAGAGACAGAGGTAGAGGGAATAAGAAATCCCCAGCCCCCAATCGCCAATCCCCAGCCCCCAATCCCCAGCCCCCAATCCCCAGCCCCCAATCCCCAGCCCCCAATCCCTGTCGTCGAAAGCACTCAGAATCAAACCACGATTCGAGTACAAATCCCAGCAGGGCTGTATCCTCGCGTTTTCAGTTTGCCCTCCCCAAATCGCCTGCTGATTGATTTTCAACCAGAAGCTATGGTAGAACGAGATATTCTCTGGGCAGAAGGAATCCGTTGGAAGCAGCAGTATGTAGCCATTACTCACCAGTCATCAGCCAACGACTCCCCGCTGTTGGATGGAGGTAGTGTTAATCCCAAATCCCAAATCCCAAATCCCAAGTCGATTGACCGCTTCCCAGTCGCATCGCTGACTATCAATCTTCGTCAAAGAGGGCTAACCCTCAAACCAATCTGGAGTAACCCTAATAGTGTTGCAGGAATCGCTCCTCTGCTGAGGACAGCCCAGTTGTGGCAGGCTTCAGCAGCTATCAACGCCGGATTTTTTAACCGCAACAACCAACTGCCTTTAGGGGCAATTAAACGAGATGGTCGGTGG
The Funiculus sociatus GB2-C1 DNA segment above includes these coding regions:
- a CDS encoding bifunctional pantoate--beta-alanine ligase/(d)CMP kinase, producing MRLFTTIAGLRCYLGLHRQGKNVGFVPTMGALHAGHISLIERARSHNDIVIVSIFVNPLQFGPSEDFQQYPRSLEQDRQLCQQARVDAIFAPSAEELYGWGTGDWGLEIGVARLPIPDSQSRISTTVLPPENMTSVLCGRFRPGHFQGVATVVTKLLNLVQPNNAYFGEKDAQQLAIIRRLVADLNWSIKIVGCPIVREASGLALSSRNQYLTLEQKQQASVLYRSLQQAKKAFQSGDRDRAILIDTVQQEIAIVPEVQIEYIELVHPTTLMRLEKVEEAGLLAIAARLGSTRLIDNVVLRDRQPIVAIDGPAGAGKSTVARQVAKSLGLLYLDTGAMYRALTWLVLESGIRVDDEPSIAELASRSQIQLSTGDDPQITTRVWINDHDVTFAIRSLEVTAMVSAIAAQPYVRQELVKQQQRWGLKGGIVAEGRDIATHVFPDAELKIFLTASVHERAQRRQQDLKNQQQPNVSLVQLEQDIQERDTRDSTRVVAPLQKAADAILIETDGLGIAEVTARIVSLYHQKLSVSR
- a CDS encoding glutamate synthase-related protein, with translation MEHRVNDNQQQTTAVNATDTYPGQRWLVEERDACGVGFIANQKGTPTHELVAKALSALTCLEHRGGCSADGDSGDGAGLMTAIPWKLLGHWLATQGIEMPPTEKTGVGMVFLPKDAETRATAKEIVNKTLEEEGLTVLGWREVPVQPQVLGVQSRENQPHIEQLVCTSKNGSGDELERALFLARRRIDKNLEANSTLKWSDEFYICSFSNRTIIYKGMVRSAVLGDFYTDLTNPNYESVFAVYHRRFSTNTLPKWPLAQPMRLLGHNGEINTLLGNINSIMAREANLTHPIWGDRIQELKPLTNLDNSDSANLDNVLELLVRTGRSPLEALMIMVPEAYQNQPELANHPEIVDFYEFYNGLQEPWDGPALLVFSDGKKVGATLDRNGLRPARYCTTRDGLVVVASEAGVIDLPEAEILEKGRLGPGQMIAVDLETQEVQKNWEIKGRIAAVHPYGEWLASYRQNLPDVPFTEEKNLDSQSLLREQIAFGYTTEDVEMVIEEMASSGKEPTFCMGDDIPLAVLSSKPHLLYDYFKQRFAQVTNPPIDPLREGMVMSLSVSLGKRGNLLKVEPEYARLLKLESPVLNEAALEQISTSSFATEKFSTLFEIEKGPEGLEAAVRNLCQQAAAAVRAGKEILILSDRAGNSLSAEHSYIPPLLAVGAVHHHLIQEGLRAFASLIVDTAQCWSTHHFGCLIGYGASAVCPYLALETVRHWWSDTKTQNMMQRGKLKNITLEQAQKNYCKAVEAGLLKILSKMGISLLSSYRGAQIFEAIGIGGDLLALGFKGTASRLGGLSVRELAQEVISFHSAAFPEVPRKKLENYGFVQYRPGGEYHMNSPEVAKSLHQAVKNPQHDHYEVYQKHLAGRPVTALRDLLDLESDRASIPLEEVEPVESIVKRFATGGMSLGALSREAHETLAIAMNRIGGKSNSGEGGEDPVRYKVLDDVDEMGHSQVLPHLNGLRNGDTASSSIKQVASGRFGVTPEYLMSAKQIEIKIAQGAKPGEGGQLPGTKVSPYIAMLRRSKPGVTLISPPPHHDIYSIEDLAQLIFDMHQINPKAGVSVKLVAEVGIGTIAAGVAKANADVIQISGHDGGTGASPLSSIKHAGSPWELGLTEVHRVLMENELRSRVILRVDGGFKSGWDVIIAALMGGEEYGFGSIAMIAEGCIMARICHTNNCPVGVASQQENLRKRFPGMPEHVVNFFYFVAQEVRSLLARLGYRSLNEVIGRADLLKVRPTGLTKTTSLNLDCLTNLPDTRTNRDWLIHEPVHSNGPVLDDELLSDSEIKDAIANQSNVTKEVPVVNTDRTIGARIAGAIASEYGNTGWSGQITLNFSGSVGQSFGAFNLPGMTLNLEGEANDYVGKGMHGGEIVIKPPQEATYDPAQNVIVGNTCLYGATGGIMLANGQAGERFAVRNSKGMAVIEGAGDHCCEYMTGGVIVVLGRVGRNVGAGMTGGLGYFLDQDGSFTPKVNLEIVKIQRVKTPAGEQQLKELIELHAERTGSQKAKDILANWSEYLPQFWQVVPPSEADSPEANPEAATQKVLSSVQ
- a CDS encoding polysaccharide deacetylase family protein; protein product: MAKYDRFSWREKTTLIAVVAAASSFLAGLMLPINRHENHPSILLSATEELGNRNKDKSGTDINALMAQRDEAFNKVFAQLQQEEKDRNLTFSVPKGFQGKVFQEVKLNTNQKVIALTFDDGPSPQGTLQVLEILKKNNIKATFFMIGRNVKNFPHVAKAVVAEGHAVANHTWSHSYHHVNETGAAREIDRTAAIIYEATGVKTALFRPPGGYLNNGLVAYARKKNYAVAMWSSDSMDYRRPSVPVFIKSALKGATSGGMVLMHDGGGNRTRTVQALPQLITEYQKRGYKFVTVPELMEMQDKEVKLAAGKK
- a CDS encoding phosphodiester glycosidase family protein codes for the protein MIGRTTPETKTVGGLGLFAPSRLIAFSLPSAIAASLYATNVPIGAVPNLPPSRLVVSAPKASPQINRQGSQVSINGRTLPAAWSQWQRGTSVRTGISDAGVAQTLGVELLNTGDLTKQPIQWFSGANRLILATFPVAPYRYLDITDFALKNGWKTQIKGNTLLITTKPARLGDVQQSLQPWGSRLVVDLDRPAPWQVTQQGQNLVVTINAAAPPAILQRFPPPPPEPKPETEVEGIRNPQPPIANPQPPIPSPQSPAPNPQPPIPVVESTQNQTTIRVQIPAGLYPRVFSLPSPNRLLIDFQPEAMVERDILWAEGIRWKQQYVAITHQSSANDSPLLDGGSVNPKSQIPNPKSIDRFPVASLTINLRQRGLTLKPIWSNPNSVAGIAPLLRTAQLWQASAAINAGFFNRNNQLPLGAIKRDGRWLSGPILNRGAIAWNDAGEVKMGRLSYQGALDIENSSSLPVLFFNSAYVQAGIALYSSEWGGAYTPLTDNETIVVVQNNQVINQLPGGMAGKISFPIPPENGYLLTIRGKETSPVGILSVGTRVRINELFSQPDFVRYPQIVGAGPLLVQNRQIVLDAKAEQFSDAFIKEAAVRSAIATTASGQLMMVAIHNRTGGKGPTLAETAQIMQQMGAVEALNLDGGSSTSLYLGGQLINRPPTTAARVHNGLGLFLQPGLRSPSN